In the Mycolicibacter minnesotensis genome, GTATGGGCGTGATCCCGCTGCAGTTCCCGGTCGGCGAGAGCGCACAGTCACTGGGCCTGGACGGCACCGAGACCTTCGACATCGTCGGTATCGAAGAACTCAATGCCGGCAAGACGCCGAAGACGGTCAAGGTCACCGCCACCAAGCAGAGCGGAGAGAAGGTCGAATTCGACGCGGTGGTGCGTATCGACACCCCCGGTGAGGCCGACTACTACCGCAACGGCGGCATCCTGCAGTACGTGCTGCGCAACATGCTGAAGTCCGCAACGACCGCGTAGACGGCGATCACCTGATGCCCAGGGTCAGCGAGGATCACCTGGCGGCCCGGCGCCGTCAGATCCTCGATGGCGCGCGGCGTTGTTTCGCCGCCTACGGCTACGACCAGGCGACGGTGCGACGACTCGAGCAGACGGTGGGCTTGTCGCGCGGGGCGATCTTCCATCACTTCCGCGACAAGGACACCCTGTTCTTCGAGTTGGCCCGCGAGGACGCCGAGCGGATGGCCGATCTGACCTCACGGGAGGGCCTGATCGGCGTGATGCGGGACATGCTGGCCGCGCCCGAGCAGTTCGACTGGCT is a window encoding:
- a CDS encoding TetR/AcrR family transcriptional regulator translates to MPRVSEDHLAARRRQILDGARRCFAAYGYDQATVRRLEQTVGLSRGAIFHHFRDKDTLFFELAREDAERMADLTSREGLIGVMRDMLAAPEQFDWLATRLEIARKLRHDPEFSRGWAERSAELAAATTDRLRRQKQAGRVRNDVAAEVLHCYLDLVLDGLIARLASGEDPQRLSAVLDMVEDSVRHS